One window of the Salvia splendens isolate huo1 chromosome 1, SspV2, whole genome shotgun sequence genome contains the following:
- the LOC121748191 gene encoding ABC transporter B family member 1-like — protein MSEEEWRWSESRRGVEIVVSAQTQTQTQTQTHTNSPSIKFPNTTPTSSAAAIPSPTQLQQNHITTMEVEASAADPEKPASPPPVALKDLFRFADGLDYALMGIGTVGAIVHGSSLPLFLRFFADLVNSFGSNANDVDKMTQQVLKYAFYFLVVGAAIWASSWAEISCWMWTGERQSTKMRIKYLEAALNQDIQFFDTEVRTSDVVFAINTDAVMVQDAISEKLGNFLHYMATFVSGFVVGFTAAWQLALVTLAVVPLIAVIGGIHATTLSKLSAKSQDALSEAGNIAEQTIAQIRTVLAYVGESRALQSYSAALRVAQRLGYKIGLAKGLGLGATYFTVFCCYALLLWYGGYLVRHHYTNGGLAIATMFAVMIGGLALGQSAPSMAAFAKARIAAAKIFRVIDHKPGVVSDSESGLELEVVTGKLELKNVDFCYPSRPETQILNNFCLTVSAGKTIALVGSSGSGKSTVVSLIERFYDPSSGQVLLDGHDITTLKLRWLRQQIGLVSQEPALFATTIKENILLGRGDASLVEIEEAARVANAHSFIAKLPDGYDTQVGERGVQLSGGQKQRIAIARAMLKNPAILLLDEATSALDSESEKLVQEALDRFMIGRTTLVIAHRLSTIRKSDLVAVLQQGSVTEIGTHDELLARGESGIYAKLIRMQEAAANEAALNNARKSSARPSSARNSVSSPIITRNSSYGRSPYSRRLSDFSTSDFSLSLDAGYPNYRHEKLAFKEQASSFLRLAKMNSPEWSYALFGSIGSVVCGTLSAFFAYVLSAVLSVYYSPNHAYMIREIAKYCYLLIGVSSAALIFNTMQHYFWDRVGENLTKRVREKMLAAVVKNEMAWFDQEENESSRVAARLALDANNVRSAIGDRISVIMQNSALMLVACTAGFVLQWRLALVLVAVFPIVVAATVLQKMFMNGFSGDLEASHAKATQLAGEAVANVRTVAAFNSEEKIVGLFSLSLNTPLRRCFWKGQIAGSGYGIAQFLLYASYALGLWYASWLVKHGISDFSKTIRVFMVLMVSANGAAETLTLAPDFIKGGRAMRSVFELLDRKTEIEPDDQDTITVPDKLRGEVEFKHVDFAYPTRPDVSVFRDLNLRARAGKTLALVGPSGCGKSSVIALIQRFYEPSSGRVMIDGKDIRKYNLKSLRRHIAVVPQEPCLFGATIYENIAYGHEAATEAEIIEAATLANAHKFISSLPEGYKTYAGERGVQLSGGQKQRVALARAFLRKAEVMLLDEATSALDAESERCIQEALERACGGKTTIVVAHRLTTIRSAHVIAVLDEGKVAEQGSHSHLLKNCPEGVYARMIQLQRLGNASTSSTQ, from the exons ATGAGTGAAGAGGAGTGGAGATGGAGTGAAAGTAGGAGAGGGGTTGAAATTGTGGTGTCagctcaaactcaaactcaaactcaaactcaaactcacaCCAACTCTCCGTCTATTAAATTCCCTAACACCACACCCACATCATCAGCTGCTGCTATTCCTTCTCCAACTCAACTTCAACAAAACCACATCACCACCATGGAAGTTGAGGCCAGCGCCGCCGACCCGGAGAAGCCCGCCTCGCCTCCACCGGTTGCGCTCAAAGACCTCTTCCGGTTTGCCGATGGATTGGATTACGCTCTAATGGGAATCGGTACAGTTGGTGCGATTGTCCATGGCAGCTCGCTGCCTCTGTTTCTCAGATTCTTTGCTGATCTCGTTAATTCTTTCGGCTCCAATGCCAACGATGTCGATAAGATGACGCAGCAAGTTTTGAAG TATGCCTTTTACTTTCTTGTGGTTGGAGCTGCGATATGGGCGTCTTCTTGGGCAG AAATATCGTGCTGGATGTGGACGGGGGAGAGGCAGTCCACTAAGATGAGGATCAAGTATTTGGAGGCGGCTTTGAACCAAGACATTCAATTCTTCGACACAGAGGTTCGGACATCCGATGTTGTTTTCGCCATCAACACCGACGCCGTCATGGTCCAAGATGCCATTAGTGAAAAG TTGGGGAATTTCTTGCACTACATGGCTACATTTGTTTCTGGATTTGTGGTGGGGTTCACCGCGGCGTGGCAGCTAGCTCTTGTCACTCTCGCAGTGGTTCCCCTCATCGCTGTGATCGGAGGCATCCACGCCACCACGCTCTCCAAGCTCTCCGCCAAGAGCCAGGATGCTCTGTCGGAAGCAGGAAACATTGCTGAACAG ACTATAGCTCAAATTCGGACAGTATTGGCATACGTGGGAGAATCGAGGGCGTTGCAGTCGTATTCAGCAGCGCTGAGGGTTGCTCAGAGGCTCGGATACAAGATTGGATTGGCCAAAGGGTTGGGACTTGGAGCTACTTATTTCACTGTTTTCTGCTGCTATGCCCTTCTGCTCTGGTATGGAGGCTACTTGGTTAGGCACCATTATACTAATGGAGGTCTTGCTATTGCAACCATGTTTGCTGTCATGATTGGTGGCCT TGCTTTGGGGCAGTCTGCTCCCAGCATGGCTGCATTTGCAAAGGCAAGAATTGCAGCTGCTAAAATCTTCCGAGTGATAGACCACAAGCCGGGCGTCGTCTCAGACAGTGAATCTGGCCTGGAGCTGGAAGTCGTAACCGGAAAATTGGAGCTGAAAAATGTTGATTTCTGCTACCCTTCAAGGCCAGAAACTCAAATACTTAACAATTTCTGTCTAACTGTTTCGGCTGGGAAAACGATAGCCCTTGTCGGAAGCAGTGGCTCGGGTAAAAGCACGGTGGTGTCCCTCATCGAGAGATTCTATGATCCTTCCTCGG GGCAAGTGCTGCTAGACGGTCATGACATAACAACGTTGAAGTTGAGATGGCTGAGGCAGCAGATTGGGCTGGTGAGCCAAGAGCCTGCTCTGTTTGCCACAACCATCAAAGAAAACATACTGTTGGGCAGAGGGGATGCAAGTTTAGTCGAGATTGAAGAGGCTGCGCGAGTTGCCAACGCACATTCATTCATTGCAAAGCTCCCAGATGGCTATGACACTCAG GTCGGGGAGAGAGGGGTCCAGCTGTCGGGCGGGCAGAAGCAGAGAATAGCTATAGCAAGGGCAATGCTCAAGAATCCAGCCATCTTGCTCTTGGATGAAGCAACCAGTGCATTAGATTCCGAGTCGGAGAAGCTAGTGCAAGAGGCACTTGACCGTTTCATGATTGGAAGGACTACTCTAGTCATCGCCCATCGCCTCTCCACCATCCGAAAATCTGACCTTGTTGCTGTGTTGCAGCAAGGCAGTGTCACTGAAATCGGGACTCACGATGAGCTCTTAGCCAGGGGAGAGAGTGGCATCTACGCCAAGCTAATCAGAATGCAAGAAGCAGCAGCTAATGAAGCGGCCCTCAATAATGCCAGGAAGAGCAGTGCAAG GCCTTCTAGTGCGAGAAACTCGGTGAGCTCACCAATAATCACTAGAAATTCGTCCTATGGAAGATCGCCTTACTCGAGAAGACTGTCCGACTTCTCCACCTCGGACTTTAGCCTCTCCTTAGATGCTGGATACCCTAACTATCGCCATGAAAAGCTTGCGTTTAAGGAGCAAGCAAGCTCATTCTTGCGTCTTGCAAAGATGAATTCGCCCGAGTGGAGTTATGCCTTGTTTGGCTCGATAGGCTCAGTCGTCTGTGGCACTCTCAGTGCATTCTTTGCATATGTGCTGAGTGCCGTTCTCAGCGTCTACTACAGCCCGAATCATGCCTACATGATAAGGGAGATTGCAAAATACTGCTACCTCTTGATTGGTGTGTCGTCGGCTGCCCTCATTTTCAACACAATGCAACATTACTTCTGGGATAGAGTCGGGGAGAACTTGACAAAACGTGTTAGGGAGAAGATGCTGGCTGCAGTCGTGAAGAACGAAATGGCGTGGTTCGATCAGGAAGAGAACGAGAGCTCGAGAGTTGCAGCTAGGCTAGCTCTGGATGCGAACAATGTTAGGTCTGCAATTGGAGACAGGATTTCTGTTATAATGCAGAATTCTGCTCTCATGCTTGTTGCCTGCACTGCTGGCTTCGTGTTGCAGTGGCGCCTCGCCCTCGTCCTCGTTGCTGTCTTCCCCATCGTCGTTGCAGCAACTGTTTTACAG AAAATGTTCATGAATGGATTCTCCGGTGACTTGGAAGCTTCACACGCAAAGGCGACGCAGCTAGCCGGGGAGGCTGTAGCGAATGTGAGAACCGTTGCAGCATTCAATTCGGAAGAGAAGATCGTCGGCCTATTCAGCTTGAGCCTCAACACTCCCCTAAGGCGTTGCTTTTGGAAGGGGCAGATAGCTGGGAGTGGCTATGGCATTGCTCAGTTCTTGCTCTACGCTTCCTACGCGTTAGGCCTATGGTACGCTTCTTGGCTGGTGAAGCATGGCATCTCCGACTTCTCAAAGACGATACGCGTCTTTATGGTGCTGATGGTCTCCGCCAATGGCGCTGCAGAGACGCTCACCCTTGCCCCCGACTTTATCAAGGGAGGCCGCGCAATGCGGTCCGTGTTTGAGCTCCTAGACCGCAAGACCGAGATAGAACCAGATGACCAAGACACCATCACTGTCCCTGATAAGCTCCGTGGCGAGGTTGAATTCAAGCACGTGGACTTCGCATACCCTACGAGACCCGATGTGTCAGTCTTCCGCGACCTGAACCTCCGTGCTCGGGCAGGGAAGACCTTAGCTCTCGTCGGCCCGAGTGGCTGTGGGAAGAGCTCTGTGATCGCCCTGATACAGAGATTCTATGAGCCTTCGTCCGGTCGCGTGATGATCGATGGGAAGGATATAAGGAAGTATAATCTAAAGTCATTGAGGAGACACATAGCTGTGGTGCCGCAAGAGCCATGCCTCTTTGGTGCAACGATCTACGAGAACATCGCCTACGGGCACGAAGCAGCAACGGAGGCTGAAATAATAGAGGCAGCAACGCTGGCGAATGCGCACAAGTTCATATCGTCGTTGCCAGAGGGGTACAAGACGTATGCAGGGGAGAGAGGGGTGCAGCTGTCGGGAGGGCAGAAGCAGCGGGTGGCTCTGGCTCGGGCATTCCTGAGGAAGGCGGAGGTGATGCTGCTGGACGAGGCAACGAGTGCACTAGATGCGGAGTCGGAGAGGTGCATACAGGAGGCACTGGAGAGGGCGTGTGGAGGGAAGACGACGATTGTGGTGGCGCATAGGCTGACGACGATCAGAAGCGCGCATGTGATAGCGGTGCTGGATGAAGGGAAGGTGGCGGAGCAGGGGTCGCATTCGCATCTGTTGAAGAACTGCCCGGAGGGGGTGTATGCACGGATGATACAGCTGCAGAGATTGGGGAATGCTTCCACTTCTTCTACGCAGTGA
- the LOC121798974 gene encoding zinc finger protein 593-like → MGGKCPHRSVKKRRYSHKSFRRSKFLVKGDDAVYDELQKGEEERKPLPVDEDLPGMGQYYCFHCDRYFANVSVRDEHFKTKRHRKRVKVMLGPAPHTQLDADVAAGMGKPDNGPKLMAM, encoded by the exons ATGGGTGGAAAGTGTCCGCACAGGAGTGTGAAGAAGCGCCGCTATTCTCACAAGTCTTTTAGGCGCTCCAAATTTCTTGTGAAGG GCGACGACGCCGTTTACGATGAGCTTCAGAAAGGGGAGGAAGAGAGAAAGCCCTTGCCCGTGGATGAAGATCTTCCGGGAATGGGGCAGTACTATTGTTTTCACTGCGA TCGCTATTTTGCTAATGTCTCTGTCAGAGACGAACATTTCAAGACCAAACGGCATAGGAAGCG TGTGAAGGTAATGTTGGGACCTGCACCGCACACGCAACTGGACGCTGATGTAGCTGCTGGAATGGGCAAGCCAGACAATGGCCCCAAGTTAATGGCAATGTAA
- the LOC121779277 gene encoding zinc finger MYM-type protein 1-like, translating to MDKYLIKRPRVSIGSSSANVEQEPQQLGNNVVVENNPDEIEIDKEKIKADPGLRDPIDSFDVNIRDRIRREYVAKGPCQPKGHDFPKKTYGKDKRGFRDVWYKDYIWLEYSTTTDAAYCFWCFLFKRGYLAPGDEAFVSGGFSNWKKANERFRAHVGSTGSAHHKARIEYENFVNQKQSVPYIVSRVGSKQEKEYRIRLTATLDVIRFLLNQGLAFRGHDETSTSSNRGNFLELLYWYSLRNDEVGQVVLKNAPGNNQMIAPSVQKDIVNACAVETTLEIMKELGDGLFSIMVYESRDCSVKEQMAIVIRYVNKNGEIIERFLALVHVKETSSRCLKMAIDFVFSKMELSLSRLRGQGYDGASNMRGEFNGLKALILKENPLSLTC from the coding sequence ATGGATAAATATCTTATTAAAAGACCTCGAGTTTCTATCGGTTCTTCTAGTGCTAATGTTGAGCAAGAACCACAACAATTGGGAAATAATGTGGTAGTTGAAAATAATCCGGACGAGATTGAAATTGATAAAGAGAAAATCAAAGCCGACCCCGGATTACGAGACCCTATAGATAGTTTTGATGTGAATATTCGTGATCGAATTCGTAGAGAATATGTTGCCAAAGGCCCTTGCCAACCAAAAGGCCATGACTTTCCAAAAAAAACATATGGGAAAGATAAGAGAGGTTTTAGGGATGTTTGGTATAAAGATTATATTTGGCTTGAATATAGTACGACAACAGATGCTGCGTATTGTTTTTGGTGTTTTCTTTTCAAGCGTGGTTATTTAGCTCCAGGAGATGAAGCATTTGTTAGTGGTGGTTTCTCTAATTGGAAGAAGGCTAATGAAAGATTTAGAGCTCATGTTGGATCAACGGGTAGTGCACACCACAAAGCTagaattgaatatgaaaattttgtaaATCAAAAGCAGAGTGTGCCTTATATCGTTAGTAGAGTTGGTTCAAAACAAGAGAAGGAATATAGGATTCGTTTGACTGCAACTCTTGATGTTATTCGATTCCTTTTGAATCAAGGTTTGGCTTTTAGAGGACATGATGAGACATCAACTTCTTCAAATAGGGGCAACTTTCTGGAGTTATTATATTGGTATAGTTTAAGGAATGATGAAGTTGGTCAAGTTGTATTGAAGAATGCTCCCGGAAATAATCAAATGATTGCTCCATCAGTTCAAAAAGATATCGTTAATGCGTGTGCAGTTGAAACTACACTTGAAATAATGAAGGAACTTGGTGATGGATTATTTTCCATAATGGTTTATGAGTCTCGAGATTGCTCGGTGAAGGAGCAAATGGCTATTGTTATTAGATATGTGAATAAAAATGGAGAGATAATAGAAAGATTTTTAGCCTTAGTTCATGTTAAAGAGACTTCATCAAGATGCTTGAAAATGGCAATTGATTTTGTATTTTCTAAGATGGAATTATCTTTGTCAAGATTGAGGGGTCAGGGATATGATGGAGCTTCAAATATGAGGGGTGAATTTAATGGACTTAAAGCacttattttaaaagaaaatccaTTGAGCTTAACTTGTTAA
- the LOC121798982 gene encoding heavy metal-associated isoprenylated plant protein 6-like, producing MGEKDGEKKAAAPEKKAADAGGKKEEAGPIAVVMKLDLHCEGCAKKVKRSVSHFEGVEKVKTDYEANKLTVTGNVDPAALCERVAYKTKKKVELVSPQPKKEAAAAGGGDKKAEEKPEKKAEEKKGGDKKPQEPAISTVVMKVRLHCDGCAHKVKRAITKHIDGVQSVKTDVAKDLVTVTGTMNVKELTSYLKEKLKRSVEIVPPPKKDDGGGDKKEGGEGKKEEKKEGGGDKKGAEAKAVSGGGEGSKGGEGAKVEVNKMEYHGLNLQTHYAMPIYNQNYYNQDYGLPVSHYQDYPPNYGYGNTGYVVQYASGPPPPPPTYTNTNMGMNMNMNDQMFSDENPNGCSVM from the exons ATGGGAGAG AAAGATGGAGAAAAGAAGGCAGCGGCGCCGGAGAAGAAGGCGGCAGACGCCGGAGGAAAGAAGGAGGAGGCCGGACCGATCGCGGTCGTGATGAAGCTTGACTTGCATTGCGAAGGTTGCGCGAAAAAGGTCAAACGCTCCGTTAGCCATTTCGAAG GTGTTGAGAAAGTGAAGACCGACTATGAAGCTAACAAGTTGACTGTCACCGGCAATGTTGACCCGGCGGCGCTGTGCGAGAGGGTAGCGTACAAAACCAAAAAGAAGGTTGAGCTCGTATCTCCTCAGCCCAAAAAggaagccgccgccgccggtggTGGAGATAAGAAGGCTGAAGAGAAACCTGAGAAAAAGGCAGAGGAGAAAAAGGGGGGTGACAAGAAACCCCAAGAG CCTGCGATTAGCACAGTGGTGATGAAAGTGAGGCTGCACTGTGACGGATGCGCACATAAGGTCAAGCGGGCAATAACAAAGCACATTGATG ggGTGCAGTCGGTTAAAACTGACGTAGCAAAGGACTTGGTCACGGTGACCGGGACGATGAATGTGAAGGAGCTCACATCGTACTTGAAAGAGAAACTCAAGAGAAGTGTAGAAATCGTTCCTCCTCCGAAGAAAGACGATGGCGGAGGTGACAAGAAAGAAGGCGGAGAAGGCAAGAAGGAGGAGAAAAAAGAGGGCGGAGGAGACAAGAAGGGAGCAGAGGCGAAGGCGGTGAGTGGCGGAGGGGAAGGAAGCAAAGGAGGCGAGGGAGCAAAGGTAGAAGTTAACAAGATGGAGTACCATGGTTTGAATCTACAAACGCACTACGCCATGCCAATTTACAACCAAAATTATTACAATCAAGATTATGGCCTCCCAGTTAGCCACTATCAAGATTACCCACCTAACTATGGTTACGGTAACACTGGCTACGTCGTACAATACGCTTCGGgacctccccctccccctccaacGTATACGAACACGAATATGGGCATGAACATGAACATGAACGATCAAATGTTTAGTGACGAGAATCCTAACGGATGCTCCGTGATGTGA